Proteins encoded by one window of Psychromonas sp. L1A2:
- a CDS encoding cytochrome ubiquinol oxidase subunit I: MFESFTAETLARIQFAFTISFHIIFPAFSIGLASFLAVLNGLWLKTHDKTYLFLFNYWKKIFAVAFGMGVVSGIVMSYQFGTNWSVFSDKTGPVLGPLMAYEVLSAFFLEAGFLGIALFGRERVGNKLHMFAVSMVAFGTLMSATWILSVNSWMQTPAGYSINEVGQFVPEDWWQIVFNPSFPYRLVHMVVAAFLTTALVVGAVGALHLLRRKADVAARRMFSMAMGMLIIAAPLQILVGDFHGLNTLEHQPAKVMAMEGHYDSHPEGAPLILFGIPNPEEKRIDYAIQIPKMSSLILKHDLNAPLAGLDTIADEDEPPVAIVFWSFRIMISLGFAMLGLAVWSFWRRMRGKLYDDDWLKRAAIVMGPMGFVAVLAGWVTTEVGRQPFTVYGLLRTSDSLAPIAAPAVAVSLIAFIIVYFFVFGAGTYYILRLMNKLPTTSGVDMNDGPIRTAEKQIIETIHVEHKSDDQGEDRGI, encoded by the coding sequence ATGTTTGAAAGCTTTACTGCGGAGACACTTGCCCGAATTCAGTTTGCATTCACTATCTCCTTTCATATTATATTCCCAGCTTTTTCGATTGGACTCGCCAGCTTTCTAGCCGTATTGAATGGCTTGTGGCTGAAAACTCATGATAAAACCTACCTTTTCTTGTTTAATTACTGGAAGAAAATTTTCGCAGTTGCCTTTGGGATGGGAGTCGTTTCCGGTATTGTTATGTCCTATCAATTTGGCACTAACTGGTCGGTATTTTCAGACAAAACTGGACCAGTACTTGGACCACTTATGGCCTATGAAGTACTCTCTGCCTTCTTTTTAGAGGCAGGATTTTTAGGCATCGCTTTGTTTGGACGCGAGCGAGTAGGCAATAAACTACACATGTTTGCAGTTTCTATGGTTGCCTTTGGTACTTTAATGTCAGCCACTTGGATTTTATCCGTTAATTCGTGGATGCAAACACCTGCTGGCTATAGTATTAATGAGGTAGGACAATTTGTTCCAGAAGATTGGTGGCAGATTGTGTTCAACCCATCATTCCCTTATCGTTTAGTACACATGGTAGTAGCAGCCTTCCTGACTACGGCACTCGTTGTTGGTGCTGTCGGCGCTTTACACCTACTAAGAAGAAAGGCTGATGTTGCTGCTCGTCGTATGTTTTCAATGGCGATGGGGATGTTAATTATTGCAGCTCCTTTGCAAATTCTTGTAGGGGACTTTCACGGTTTAAATACTTTAGAGCACCAACCAGCCAAAGTAATGGCGATGGAAGGACACTATGATAGCCACCCAGAAGGTGCACCGCTGATTTTATTTGGTATCCCTAATCCAGAAGAAAAGCGAATTGATTACGCTATTCAGATACCTAAAATGTCTAGCTTAATTTTAAAGCATGACTTAAATGCACCGCTTGCTGGTCTAGATACGATTGCAGATGAAGATGAGCCACCTGTTGCCATTGTGTTCTGGAGCTTCCGTATTATGATTTCTCTGGGTTTTGCGATGTTAGGCTTGGCGGTATGGAGTTTTTGGAGACGCATGCGTGGCAAGCTTTATGATGATGATTGGTTAAAACGAGCAGCGATTGTGATGGGACCAATGGGGTTTGTTGCCGTACTAGCAGGTTGGGTTACTACAGAAGTGGGTCGTCAACCTTTCACCGTCTACGGGCTATTGCGAACCTCCGATAGTCTTGCTCCGATTGCAGCACCTGCAGTTGCAGTATCCCTAATCGCATTTATCATCGTTTATTTCTTTGTCTTTGGAGCAGGTACTTACTATATATTAAGGTTGATGAATAAATTGCCAACTACATCAGGCGTTGATATGAATGACGGTCCTATCAGGACTGCAGAAAAACAAATTATTGAAACAATTCATGTAGAACATAAATCAGATGACCAAGGAGAAGATCGTGGAATTTGA
- a CDS encoding exonuclease domain-containing protein: MVDFSRLAYVDLETTGGKPTRDSITEIAIVQTLDGVIIDKWQSLVCPDTYIPLMIQKLTGITPEMVADAPTIDELIPTILELFEGHVVVAHNARFDVSFLRNAFKQNGVEFKYPIVCTVKLSRKMYPQFKVHNLDSIIKRFDLTCEARHRAMGDAAALPQLVSRMVDDFNEENVFAAMQLQQKLSSIPPHLNPELFDNMPNEPGVYLFYGESGDLLYVGKSVKIRARVISHFSSDHRHDREMRMAQQVHNIEWIVTAGEFSALILESELVKSRSPLFNRQLRKQKTLFTLYWENDLKENISAPKIIDINSLSTQSKKASLKNTYGLYKGRRGANESLRKLKDDHNLCAIQLGLEKGKGPCFAYQLKKCKGVCCGKENPLIYQMRMQQALAPIKLKGWPYQGAIGIKEYNEESDISCIHIISHWLYLGNVSDESELESFDFDTTVKLDTDFYKICISQLQKNHTLITLE, from the coding sequence ATGGTTGATTTTAGTCGACTGGCCTATGTCGATCTTGAAACTACAGGCGGTAAGCCAACCAGAGATAGTATTACGGAGATTGCCATCGTACAAACCCTAGATGGGGTGATAATAGATAAATGGCAGTCGCTGGTGTGCCCTGATACTTACATTCCGTTGATGATTCAAAAGCTAACCGGTATTACCCCGGAAATGGTTGCTGATGCTCCGACTATAGATGAGCTGATTCCGACGATTCTTGAGTTGTTTGAAGGGCATGTTGTTGTCGCGCATAATGCCCGATTTGACGTCAGCTTTTTACGTAATGCCTTCAAACAAAATGGGGTCGAGTTTAAGTACCCAATAGTCTGCACTGTTAAACTCTCACGAAAAATGTACCCTCAATTTAAAGTGCATAACCTTGACAGTATCATTAAGCGATTTGATTTAACTTGTGAGGCTCGCCATAGAGCAATGGGTGATGCAGCTGCCTTACCTCAATTAGTGTCGCGTATGGTCGATGATTTTAATGAGGAAAATGTATTCGCTGCGATGCAATTACAGCAAAAACTTTCTAGCATCCCACCTCATTTAAATCCTGAACTCTTCGATAATATGCCAAACGAACCAGGGGTTTATTTATTCTATGGTGAAAGTGGGGACTTATTGTACGTTGGTAAAAGTGTAAAAATTAGAGCGCGCGTTATTTCTCACTTCTCTAGTGATCATCGTCATGATCGAGAAATGCGTATGGCGCAACAAGTGCATAATATTGAATGGATAGTCACTGCTGGTGAGTTTAGCGCGTTGATCTTAGAGTCAGAGTTAGTGAAATCGCGTTCACCTTTATTTAATAGGCAGCTACGTAAACAAAAAACGCTGTTTACTCTCTATTGGGAAAATGATTTAAAAGAGAATATTTCAGCACCCAAAATTATTGATATAAACAGCCTAAGCACTCAGTCGAAAAAAGCGTCATTGAAAAATACCTATGGGCTTTACAAAGGACGAAGAGGGGCAAATGAGTCATTGCGTAAATTGAAAGACGACCATAATTTATGTGCGATTCAACTGGGTTTAGAGAAAGGTAAAGGACCTTGTTTTGCCTACCAACTTAAAAAATGTAAAGGGGTATGTTGCGGTAAAGAAAACCCACTTATCTATCAAATGCGGATGCAGCAGGCCTTAGCACCGATCAAACTTAAAGGTTGGCCGTACCAAGGTGCTATCGGCATCAAAGAATATAATGAAGAAAGCGATATAAGTTGTATTCATATTATTTCTCATTGGCTGTATTTAGGTAATGTTAGTGATGAAAGTGAATTGGAAAGTTTTGACTTTGATACGACGGTTAAACTCGATACTGATTTTTATAAAATATGTATCTCTCAACTACAAAAAAATCATACGCTTATCACCTTAGAATAA
- a CDS encoding ABC transporter transmembrane domain-containing protein: MKAFNSLLPIFSFIKPYKLMLSLALLALLMTAAINLSLGQAVKLVIDNGFIAGSAQQLQATILGLVFLVGLLAVGTFSRFYLMSWLGERVSADIRKAVFNRIVTLHPSYFEENRSGELMSRLTTDTALLQSIIGSSFSMSLRSFFLLAGGLVMLFVTNLKLSLVVIVAVPFILIPMLIYGRKVRALAETSQGAIADIGTYAGEIIQNIKVVQSYTHEAREQIAFGEEVEKAFVVAKRRVKQRSFLIAIVIFLTFAAISSMLWIGGMDVLSGKMTGGELGAFVFYAIIVATSVATIAEVYGELQRAAGSATRLLDLLKVESDIKQPNQPSVMKAQSTSAITFEQVNFSYPSRPDIPALQDINLIIPAGKTVALVGPSGAGKTTLFELLQRFYDPQQGHIKFNDTDITQLALTDLREAMGMVPQQPILFSSDVWHNIRYGNPQATDAQVIDAAKRAHADQFIHQLPQGYASFLGEQGVRLSGGQKQRIAIARAILKDPNVLLLDEATSALDAQSEHHVQSALNELMQDRTTLIIAHRLSTVIDADLIVVMDKGRIVDTGDHQSLLTSSPLYKKLCDLQFDKNNADQ; the protein is encoded by the coding sequence CTGAAAGCCTTTAATAGTTTATTACCTATCTTTTCCTTTATAAAACCTTATAAGCTAATGCTTTCATTGGCACTACTTGCTTTATTAATGACGGCGGCTATTAACTTGTCCTTAGGGCAAGCAGTGAAATTGGTTATCGACAATGGGTTTATTGCCGGCTCAGCGCAACAGTTACAAGCGACTATTTTAGGGTTAGTTTTTCTGGTTGGTTTATTGGCAGTAGGGACGTTTAGTCGTTTTTATTTAATGTCGTGGTTAGGTGAACGAGTGAGTGCCGACATTAGAAAGGCGGTGTTTAATCGCATCGTCACTTTGCATCCAAGTTACTTTGAAGAAAATAGAAGTGGCGAATTAATGTCACGTTTAACCACTGACACTGCGTTATTGCAATCTATTATCGGCTCTTCATTTTCAATGTCGTTACGCAGTTTTTTTCTGTTGGCTGGTGGGTTGGTCATGTTATTTGTCACCAACTTAAAGCTGTCTTTAGTGGTGATCGTCGCCGTACCTTTTATATTAATACCGATGCTCATTTACGGCCGAAAAGTCAGGGCGTTAGCTGAAACGTCACAGGGGGCCATTGCCGATATTGGTACCTATGCTGGCGAGATCATTCAAAACATTAAAGTCGTGCAAAGTTATACGCATGAAGCCAGAGAGCAAATCGCTTTTGGTGAAGAAGTTGAGAAAGCTTTTGTAGTGGCAAAGCGCAGAGTAAAACAACGTTCATTTTTGATTGCTATTGTCATCTTCCTCACCTTCGCGGCCATTAGCAGCATGTTGTGGATTGGTGGAATGGATGTGCTCTCAGGTAAAATGACCGGTGGTGAATTAGGTGCCTTTGTTTTTTACGCCATTATAGTGGCAACGTCAGTGGCCACCATCGCAGAGGTTTATGGAGAGCTTCAACGAGCAGCTGGTTCAGCAACCCGTTTATTGGACTTATTAAAAGTAGAAAGTGATATAAAACAACCTAACCAACCGAGTGTGATGAAAGCACAATCCACATCGGCGATTACTTTTGAACAAGTCAATTTCTCCTACCCGTCACGACCAGATATTCCTGCGCTACAAGATATTAATTTAATAATCCCAGCGGGAAAAACAGTCGCGTTAGTGGGGCCTTCCGGTGCAGGGAAAACAACACTCTTTGAATTGTTACAACGATTTTATGACCCGCAGCAAGGCCACATAAAGTTTAATGACACGGATATTACCCAACTGGCATTAACTGATTTACGTGAAGCCATGGGTATGGTGCCACAACAACCGATTTTATTTAGCTCAGACGTTTGGCACAACATACGTTACGGCAATCCACAGGCGACCGATGCGCAAGTCATCGACGCTGCAAAACGCGCGCATGCCGATCAGTTTATTCATCAATTACCGCAAGGTTACGCGAGTTTCTTAGGCGAGCAGGGCGTACGATTATCGGGAGGGCAAAAACAACGCATTGCCATCGCGAGAGCGATTTTAAAAGATCCAAATGTTTTATTATTAGATGAAGCAACCAGTGCGTTAGATGCTCAAAGTGAACACCATGTGCAATCTGCATTGAATGAGTTAATGCAAGATAGAACCACCTTGATTATTGCGCATCGCTTATCCACAGTGATCGATGCAGACTTAATTGTGGTGATGGATAAAGGTAGGATCGTTGACACAGGGGATCATCAGTCGTTATTAACCAGTTCGCCATTATATAAAAAGTTGTGTGATTTACAGTTTGATAAAAATAATGCGGATCAATAA
- a CDS encoding phosphoglycolate phosphatase: MKFTGKKAVLFDLDGTLIDSAPDLALAINHMLTSIGREEISPTIIRSWVGNGASILVQRGLSGQTEIDKNLDPELLEKSLAIFLDFYAKNLCVDTVTYPHVRASLKILKAKGYQLAIVTNKPYDFIQPILDGLDLNGLFELLVGGDTLEKRKPDPLPLHYACEKLGVTVEQCVMVGDSKNDVLAANAANMQSIGLSYGYNYGEDINEHNPDVSFDDFADIIATLSDINEYELSE, from the coding sequence TTGAAATTTACAGGCAAAAAAGCGGTTTTATTTGATTTAGACGGCACTTTAATTGATAGCGCACCAGACCTAGCATTAGCTATTAACCACATGTTAACGAGTATTGGTCGTGAAGAAATTTCACCGACTATTATCCGTTCTTGGGTAGGAAATGGCGCGAGTATTTTAGTGCAAAGAGGCTTGTCTGGTCAGACTGAAATTGATAAAAATTTAGACCCTGAATTACTAGAAAAATCACTGGCTATTTTCCTTGATTTTTATGCTAAAAACTTATGTGTTGATACGGTTACTTATCCTCACGTTCGTGCATCACTTAAGATATTAAAAGCGAAAGGTTACCAATTAGCAATTGTGACCAATAAGCCGTACGACTTTATCCAGCCTATTCTTGATGGGTTAGATTTAAATGGATTGTTTGAGCTGTTAGTTGGTGGCGATACGTTAGAAAAACGCAAACCAGATCCACTACCATTGCATTATGCTTGTGAAAAGTTAGGTGTCACGGTTGAACAATGTGTCATGGTCGGTGATTCTAAAAATGATGTACTTGCTGCGAATGCTGCGAATATGCAGAGTATCGGGTTAAGTTATGGCTATAACTACGGTGAAGATATCAACGAACATAATCCAGATGTTAGTTTTGATGATTTTGCCGACATTATTGCTACGCTTTCTGATATCAATGAGTATGAACTAAGCGAGTAA
- the cydB gene encoding cytochrome d ubiquinol oxidase subunit II, with the protein MEFELSFIWAIIITFAVLCYVILDGFDLGIGILFPSAKSEQDKSVMMNTIAPVWDGNETWLVMAGGGLFAVFPLAYAVIMPALYMPIILMLLALIFRGVAFEYRWRTVRWKPVWDFSFFAGSVIAAFTQGISLGALVQGIEVSNRAYAGGWWDWLTPFSLFTGCAVVIGYGLLGSTWLIMKTEGELQTRMRGYAKWLGIATLSFIGVVSIVTPFQDPAYFQRWFALPGSVFSVLVPALLALCTWLLFMGLKRDKEAQPFLASLGLFVLSFIGILISFYPNIVPPSLTIAEAAAPDSSLKFALMGTVVLVPLILIYTAYAYWVFRGKVRPEDGYH; encoded by the coding sequence GTGGAATTTGAATTATCATTTATCTGGGCCATCATTATCACATTCGCCGTACTATGTTATGTCATTTTAGATGGCTTTGATCTAGGCATCGGTATTTTGTTCCCGTCGGCTAAATCAGAACAAGACAAGTCCGTGATGATGAATACTATTGCTCCCGTCTGGGATGGCAATGAAACTTGGCTAGTAATGGCAGGCGGAGGTTTATTTGCAGTTTTCCCACTAGCTTATGCCGTTATTATGCCAGCCTTGTACATGCCTATTATACTCATGTTGTTAGCGCTAATTTTCCGAGGCGTTGCCTTTGAATATCGCTGGCGAACCGTGCGTTGGAAGCCTGTTTGGGACTTTTCTTTCTTCGCAGGTTCAGTGATAGCCGCCTTTACTCAAGGTATTTCGCTTGGTGCATTAGTACAAGGCATTGAAGTGTCAAACCGCGCCTACGCTGGCGGTTGGTGGGATTGGCTGACCCCATTTTCATTATTCACTGGATGTGCGGTTGTCATTGGCTATGGCTTATTGGGCTCTACCTGGTTAATTATGAAAACAGAAGGTGAACTACAAACTAGAATGCGCGGTTATGCAAAATGGTTAGGCATTGCGACCCTAAGCTTTATAGGCGTTGTTAGTATTGTCACCCCTTTTCAAGATCCCGCTTATTTCCAACGTTGGTTCGCACTGCCTGGTAGTGTGTTTAGTGTGTTAGTTCCTGCTTTGCTAGCACTGTGCACTTGGTTACTATTTATGGGATTAAAGCGTGATAAAGAAGCTCAGCCATTTCTTGCCTCACTTGGCTTATTTGTACTCAGCTTCATCGGTATTCTTATTAGTTTTTACCCTAATATTGTACCGCCAAGTTTAACCATCGCTGAAGCAGCTGCGCCTGATTCCAGTTTAAAATTCGCACTAATGGGAACGGTAGTTTTAGTGCCATTAATTTTAATCTATACCGCTTATGCATATTGGGTATTCCGGGGTAAAGTAAGACCTGAAGATGGGTATCACTAA
- a CDS encoding FAD-dependent oxidoreductase produces the protein MTTNEMSDKKIAIIGGGIAGASIALCLSEIGLQVDLFEKGTSLVNGPPICHLHAGGNLYREIPDKQCITLLKESIEALRLYPDSVDYRPTVVAIPQQDAGQPLDLLPRLTLLQNEYQKLIEHDINNQVLGDPTDYYRLFELEELQALALLDEKKVPETAEQWMIPFAKHVDLSLLKFPVVLVQEFGWNVFRLGATAALSLEKNELCQIHLNNKVTKIDQDKQQKWSITSEENGVTSTHEFDYLINAAGFKTGEIDDLAGFYRQRLVEFKAAYVTQWQGTEGLWPEVIFHGVRGTPEGMAQFTPYADNLVQLHGMTDEITLFENGLVANAENSSQPKLAPELLRKIDVGWLNQEIAVRGQRAIEHLSRYIPAFKQATVTGKPLFGAQQIPGEDANLRAAGVSFENNNYARCEIVKASSVLTCADALMQKLFEIGFVDKSAVGARLFPITHSISDQAITERSELYTQQRGYPIALAYRNIKQH, from the coding sequence ATGACTACGAATGAAATGTCAGATAAAAAAATTGCGATTATCGGTGGTGGTATAGCAGGTGCTTCCATTGCATTGTGTTTAAGTGAAATAGGCTTACAAGTTGACTTGTTTGAAAAGGGGACGAGTTTAGTTAACGGTCCACCTATTTGTCATCTACATGCTGGTGGGAATTTGTATCGTGAGATTCCTGATAAGCAATGTATTACGTTATTAAAAGAGTCTATTGAAGCATTACGTCTCTATCCAGATTCAGTGGATTATCGACCAACAGTGGTTGCTATCCCTCAACAGGATGCCGGGCAACCATTAGATTTATTACCACGTTTAACGTTATTGCAAAATGAATATCAAAAACTCATTGAACATGACATAAATAATCAAGTGTTAGGTGATCCAACTGACTATTATCGTTTATTTGAGCTAGAAGAATTACAAGCGCTGGCTTTATTAGATGAGAAAAAAGTGCCTGAAACGGCTGAACAATGGATGATTCCATTTGCTAAACATGTTGATTTATCACTGCTTAAATTTCCTGTGGTATTAGTCCAAGAATTTGGTTGGAATGTATTTCGCTTAGGAGCGACTGCAGCACTTTCGTTAGAAAAAAATGAATTATGCCAAATACATTTAAATAATAAAGTGACTAAAATAGACCAAGATAAACAACAAAAATGGTCTATCACCAGTGAAGAAAATGGCGTAACGAGTACACATGAGTTTGATTATTTGATCAACGCTGCTGGCTTTAAAACCGGTGAAATTGATGACTTAGCAGGTTTTTACCGTCAACGATTAGTTGAATTTAAAGCCGCTTATGTAACGCAATGGCAAGGTACAGAAGGGTTGTGGCCTGAAGTTATCTTTCATGGTGTACGTGGTACACCAGAAGGTATGGCACAGTTTACGCCATATGCAGACAACCTAGTGCAATTGCATGGCATGACAGATGAAATTACGTTGTTTGAAAACGGGTTAGTGGCTAATGCTGAAAACAGTTCCCAACCGAAGTTAGCGCCTGAATTGTTGCGTAAAATTGATGTTGGTTGGTTGAATCAAGAAATAGCGGTCAGAGGTCAACGTGCTATTGAACATTTATCTCGTTATATTCCGGCCTTCAAACAAGCGACGGTCACGGGGAAACCATTATTTGGTGCTCAGCAAATTCCTGGTGAAGATGCTAATTTACGTGCCGCTGGTGTTTCTTTTGAAAACAATAACTATGCTCGTTGTGAAATAGTCAAAGCGTCTTCAGTGTTAACCTGTGCTGATGCCTTGATGCAGAAGTTATTTGAAATTGGGTTTGTCGATAAAAGTGCAGTCGGTGCTCGTTTGTTTCCAATTACGCACTCTATTAGCGACCAAGCAATTACTGAGCGATCGGAGCTTTACACACAACAACGTGGCTACCCGATAGCGCTAGCTTATCGTAATATCAAACAGCATTAA
- a CDS encoding cytochrome P450 has product MTEKLPIDLSLAGNDVRAFTDELRTKHAIIKNTSGEWVLLKHANVMATALDHERFSSHVSRYLQIPNGLDGEEHTQYRAVLDRYLTHEALTPFIPVFERVTSELIAQVPKGKVIDVVNDIGAVFAVRAQCQWLGWPAELEPRLLAWMKENHAATRSGKHEWTANVAEEFDDIVREIIQSRRAEQNGTADDITAQLCREMVNGKLLTDQEIVSILRNWTGGDLGSIALCVGVLIAYIAEHPELMTTIKTSSNEQVEAIINEILRIDNPFVSNRRVTKCPVHISGQDIPAGAKIQLNWTSANRDQAVFDNNQFDPIKNADKNLVYGIGKHACPGQLLASLELRIALQTLLSSFNNISFVDGQPPEREVAPVGGYHRVPVILS; this is encoded by the coding sequence ATGACTGAAAAATTGCCAATAGACTTATCTCTCGCAGGCAACGATGTTCGAGCTTTTACCGATGAATTAAGAACCAAGCATGCCATTATCAAGAATACGAGCGGTGAATGGGTCTTATTAAAACACGCCAATGTCATGGCAACAGCGTTGGATCATGAACGCTTTTCAAGTCATGTTTCTCGTTACTTACAAATTCCGAATGGTTTAGATGGTGAGGAACATACTCAATACCGCGCAGTGCTCGATCGTTATCTAACGCATGAAGCACTGACACCCTTTATTCCTGTTTTTGAACGTGTCACTAGCGAGTTGATTGCACAAGTACCCAAAGGCAAAGTGATTGATGTCGTCAATGATATTGGTGCTGTATTCGCGGTTCGTGCTCAATGCCAATGGTTAGGTTGGCCTGCGGAATTAGAACCACGTTTATTAGCTTGGATGAAAGAAAATCATGCGGCAACACGTTCAGGTAAACATGAATGGACAGCCAACGTCGCTGAAGAGTTTGATGATATTGTACGTGAAATTATTCAATCTCGTCGTGCTGAACAAAATGGAACTGCTGACGATATTACTGCACAACTTTGCCGAGAAATGGTGAATGGAAAGTTATTAACGGATCAAGAAATTGTTTCTATATTACGCAATTGGACTGGTGGTGATCTCGGCTCTATCGCTTTATGTGTTGGTGTTCTTATTGCTTATATTGCCGAACACCCTGAGTTGATGACCACAATAAAAACGTCTTCAAATGAACAGGTAGAAGCAATTATTAATGAAATATTGCGCATTGATAACCCTTTTGTTTCTAACCGAAGAGTGACGAAGTGCCCTGTACATATTAGCGGGCAAGATATTCCAGCGGGTGCAAAAATACAACTGAATTGGACGTCAGCAAATCGTGACCAAGCGGTGTTTGATAACAATCAATTTGATCCTATTAAAAATGCAGATAAAAACTTAGTTTACGGAATAGGTAAACATGCTTGCCCTGGACAATTATTAGCTTCTTTGGAATTAAGGATCGCATTACAAACGCTCCTTTCATCATTCAACAACATTAGCTTTGTCGATGGGCAACCACCTGAACGAGAAGTCGCACCCGTCGGTGGATACCATCGAGTTCCTGTAATCTTAAGTTAA
- a CDS encoding DUF2987 domain-containing protein, which produces MRLLLVVSLMLFSSFSQASTIKLNYSVFFSYMKTMYKLDYPYVTTAFYLVDSENQSLCHINNAEIVVEEVNEPILFQPEGRLLPFYSDQHRQDGAVLVVDLDDGKTLSNCNLQITVMAKERELSNLNEKKLMAISEQLEGVLKKNAGMIGKYFLPEFAGVRLTLTSPLTEPQLNTLGNQISIASNGDLLLKKDSFNIINKINELNLLLKRITPWMLNNNPN; this is translated from the coding sequence ATGCGCTTATTACTTGTCGTTTCGCTAATGTTGTTTTCTTCATTTAGCCAAGCATCTACTATCAAGCTAAATTATTCGGTTTTCTTTAGTTACATGAAAACCATGTATAAATTAGATTACCCTTATGTGACCACGGCTTTTTATTTAGTAGACAGTGAAAATCAAAGCTTATGTCATATTAATAACGCAGAGATCGTGGTTGAAGAGGTTAATGAGCCCATTCTTTTCCAACCAGAAGGGCGCTTATTACCATTTTACTCAGATCAGCATCGTCAAGATGGTGCAGTATTAGTGGTTGACCTCGACGATGGTAAAACGCTTTCTAACTGTAACTTACAAATAACAGTAATGGCTAAAGAGCGAGAACTTTCTAACTTAAATGAAAAAAAGTTAATGGCTATTTCGGAACAACTAGAAGGTGTATTAAAGAAAAATGCAGGCATGATTGGTAAATACTTTTTACCTGAATTTGCAGGTGTTAGATTAACACTCACGTCACCATTAACTGAGCCTCAGTTAAACACATTAGGTAATCAAATTAGTATCGCGAGTAACGGCGATCTTTTACTGAAAAAAGATTCTTTCAACATAATAAATAAAATAAATGAACTTAACCTTTTACTTAAACGTATAACTCCATGGATGCTAAATAATAACCCTAATTAA
- a CDS encoding DUF2474 family protein, with translation MAWKKYKKLAWFVGIWLSSVLALGIVAMMIKSVIL, from the coding sequence ATGGCTTGGAAAAAATATAAGAAACTAGCATGGTTCGTTGGGATTTGGCTCTCTAGTGTTTTAGCGCTGGGCATTGTGGCTATGATGATAAAGTCAGTCATCCTTTAA
- a CDS encoding transglutaminase-like domain-containing protein, translated as MYYVKILSELIYTVDATSSFVFNIAAANTVHQQTIEENLTISPTIDSEWFQLNDFGSRGLRLKVEPCELSIQYSATVQLSPDIEQDKYINEVEHKSLPTSVLPFLNPSRYCESDRLGRLAWKEFGQLPSGYSRVVEICNWVNNHIDYVAGSTDASSSACDVLIQRAGVCRDFAHVSIALCRALGIPARYVSGYAVGLEPPDFHGFFEAYLGDRWYLFDATQMAPLSGLVRIGIGLDAATTSFANIVGQAKMQFIKVEATSADSDFPYNNGSPVSTA; from the coding sequence ATGTATTATGTAAAAATCTTATCAGAGCTTATTTATACGGTCGATGCTACATCAAGTTTTGTTTTTAATATTGCAGCGGCTAATACGGTGCATCAACAAACAATAGAAGAGAACCTGACTATCTCACCAACGATTGACAGTGAATGGTTTCAACTTAACGACTTTGGTTCTCGTGGGCTTCGCCTAAAAGTAGAACCCTGTGAATTAAGTATCCAATATAGCGCAACAGTACAATTATCTCCTGATATTGAACAGGATAAGTATATAAATGAAGTTGAGCATAAAAGCTTACCAACATCTGTCCTCCCTTTTTTAAACCCAAGCCGATATTGTGAGTCTGACCGTCTCGGACGCCTTGCTTGGAAAGAATTTGGCCAGTTACCAAGTGGCTACTCTCGAGTCGTCGAAATTTGCAACTGGGTAAATAATCATATTGACTATGTTGCGGGTAGTACCGATGCATCTTCAAGCGCTTGTGATGTACTTATTCAACGAGCAGGTGTGTGTCGTGATTTTGCACATGTGAGTATCGCTCTATGTCGTGCTTTAGGTATTCCTGCTCGTTATGTTTCGGGTTATGCCGTTGGTTTAGAGCCACCTGATTTCCATGGATTTTTCGAAGCCTATTTAGGGGATCGCTGGTATCTTTTTGACGCCACTCAAATGGCTCCCTTAAGTGGATTAGTCAGAATAGGCATTGGACTTGATGCTGCAACCACGTCATTTGCTAATATTGTCGGTCAGGCGAAAATGCAGTTTATTAAAGTAGAGGCTACATCTGCAGATTCCGATTTCCCCTATAATAACGGTTCTCCCGTTTCAACGGCTTAG